ttgaggcTTGCGCAGTTCCTAACCTGACAGTGGTTCTGGTTTGCTATCAGCCTCATAGAGCAAATTCGAGGGGCTATTCACTGAGAAGGTGAAGtcctttccttcttcagttATCTCCCTCACACTCCAAAATCCACAAAAGCTTCCTAAGTGTAAGGGAAGTGTCTGTAAAATACCAGGTGCTTTTGCTACAGAGGAAATGTCACCACAACTGGTAACTTCCATTAGTTTTACTCTGTGATATGCTCCAAGGTCCAGAATGATTGCTCGATGTAATTCTTGAGAGTGGGACAAGTAACGTCCTAGTACAAGTGGCTTCTGGCCTTTTTATAAACAACAGCTGCTAGTAAATGTAGGGGGAAATACGTGATTCCTCTTCAGAAGATGGTGGATAAAACTGTATCAGGACATGCTGTGGAATTGCTGCAAAGGCAAGACAAAGCCACAGAATGCCAATGTACAAGAATGTTGTGCTGTAAAACCCATCTCCTGTGCCAAAGCTGTTTTGCTCCATttgcactttaaaaattaaaggagAAAGCTTTTAAACCTTGTGTTATCTGTCAACGTGTTCCCATTTTTATAATATCCAGAGGATACCGCTGGACAAGGTGAGATCATGGCCCAAAAAATCTTTGGGTGCCTTTTTGATCCTCAGACTACAGCTGTGTAAAACACAGTCCTCGTGTTATCTGGAGGTCTGTGCTTGAAGGGATCAGATGAACAAAAACCAAGGAATGCATTATTTTCCCTACTAAATTAGTTGTTAAAACTAATGGTGTTCCTCAGCATGGAACATTGTAAATgcaccagaaaaataaatgcagtgctGAGGCCTGTGTTTAAAATTggtaaagtaaaaaaaaaaaaaccaaccctagAAACCAAGCTTAAAAAACAGTAACGCTCCAGGAATTCACACTCCGGTGTGGCAAGTAATTGTGTTTAAGGACGTAGTGTTCATTTTCCCACTATTATGGATGTTTAATAAAGCGACCAAACTTGCAAATATTGCTAATTTCTGTTCAGAGCGCCGCTTTCCCGAGCCGGGAGCGGACAGGATCGGACGGGAGCGGCGCCCGCCTGAGGGCGGGACCCAGCCCCTCAGAGCTccgcccgccgctcccgcctCAGCGAAGCCTCGCGAGATctcggccccgccccccgcgcctTTGCCAGCTCTCGCGAGAGCCGCGCCCTTTCTCTCCCTCGCGCACGCCGGCAAGATGGTGGGAGCTGCGTGCCccgggatgggctgggatgggatgggataggatgggatggaatgggacGGGATCGGATcggggccccgcggccgccgcccctCGCTCCCGCGGCGGGACTGCGGACTAGCGGAGGGTGGTGGGGAGGCGCGGCTCCGCGCccgcggcgggcgggagcgGTGCGGGGAGGCCGGTCCGCCATGGCGCCCGGCCGCGCGGGCcccggggcgggcgcggggctgtCGTGGCGCTCGCTGACGGCCGCTGTCCCCCTTCCCCGCAGCCTTCCAGGCTAAGGAAGACCCGGAAGCTGAGAGGACACGTCAGCCACGGCCACGGCCGCGTGGGTGAGTGGAGAGGCGGCCGCGGGTGCGCCGGGGCCtggcggcgcggccccgccggggctTCCCGGGCGCCGAGGGTAGATGATGCTGCTCTTCCCTGATCCATAAAAATGGGGCTATTCCCGCCGGCACCGTGGGAATATCGAGCGGTGCTGAGCGTGCGGGGGCAGCTGCCGCGGTGATGGGTGATCATGTCCTGCGCGTTTCAGACTCCCTGGGTTTATaaccagcactgctcagcccaTCACTACGGGCTCTGCGATATCTTAAACTTCCACGGCACTGCAGTCTCCCTTTCAACTCAATCCATTCCAGCCTTGTCACATCACAAGATAAAATAATCAGTTTAGTTAGTTTAGGTTGACATTAAAAGTATCTCTTAAGTGTTATGTGTAATATCAGTGTAACAAGctcaaaatttttcttctcaggCAAACACAGGAAGCATCCTGGAGGACGTGGTAATGCCGGTGGTTTGCACCATCACAGGATTAACTTTGATAAATAGTAAGCTAACGTTTTAAATATCTACTACCAACATGCATGCTCCTGAAGTAGCAGCAACTGACTTTTATATATGAATAAGCAAAGTTTGCTGCAATCctgtgtgttttttcctttaatggGAAGTGTAGCATTAGGTAAAGCTGGCCAGACTTGTTACAGTTACTGTTACAGTGTGGTCCCTGCTTAGGAGTGCACACACAGCGAATTCGGGGCGTGTTGTGAAATGCTGTTGGCTGCAGCAGGTCAAGGTGAGGGGCGTTGTGGTTCCCGAGACTATAGAGTCACGCCTGGCCCTGCCCGTGGTCCTGGTGTGCTGGAGTCCTCGGACAGCAAGCACTAATCTCTATTcactggctgtgccctgcctggctcAGTCAGTCACCGGGTTAGTGACAGCAGTGCCAGAACttcccaggcagcacagccctccctgcatccctgggaaTACAGCCTCAGCGGGGAGGGGGATTGAGGTGAGAATTGTAGGGAGGACGAACACTTAGAGAGAATGTGATTGTTCTTGGTTTGGATACTGATCATTATTGCACCTAAATTCTACACATTAATATGAAAAAGGCATAATGTGACATTCTGGACACTGATTTTGTAAGATGCTTGTTGCAGTGTTACTTTAGAGTTCTGCTTGTTCAGGATGAGTTAGAAATGGGGTCTAATGCGGAATGTGTTTGTCCCACAGTCACCCTGGTTACTTTGGGAAGGTGGGCATGAGGCACTATCACTTGAAGAGGAACCAGAAGTTCTGTCCCACTGTCAACTTGGACAAGCTGTGGACGCTGGTCAGCGAGCAGACCAGGCTCAACTACGCCAAGAACGAGGCCGGCCTGGCCCCGGTCATCGACGTCGTGCGCTCGGTGAGTTCCTGCTGGCCCCGAGCCCTGcgctgctgccctcccaggggagCCCAAGTGCTCCTGTCCCACTGGGGAAGGGCTCAGCTGCACTCAGGCTCCAGTGCTTCTGTGCCCGGAGGTTCACCAGACAGATCCCTGGGCTGTGAGTAGTTCCAGGAGCACTTCAGATGTTACTTTTTTCACTGTAAGAACTTTTTCTCCTGCTGGTGCGTGTTTGTGGCCGGGCACTGCCCTCCTTTGGGTAGGTGGTGAAAGATGGCTAGTTTGAAATGTTCCTGAAGGAACCAAGCCAGTCTCACACCATGTGACCCTCGAGACTAGAGTCACATCTCCACATGCTGGTTGTCTTGGTGTGCTATAGCTCTCGGACAGAAACATCTGATCCATATTCACTGGCTCTGATGTCCTGTGTCTCAGCCAGCCACCGAATCAGGgacactgctctgcctgtgctggccgCTTAGGGCCCACTTCTCACCTCGGGTGACTTCAGCAGCTGTTTTGTTAATGGTCTTCATGCCATGATTGTCCTTTCAGTGTAATGAATTGACTGGATAAGGTCGTGGTGATCATGGTTCAGTTTTTAACGGTGTGTGCTAGCAGGCCTGAGTGTAGGAGCCTGCGAGCTGATTACAAACACTgaacttcttttttaaatccttcTAGGGCTACTACAAAGTGCTGGGCAAGGGGAAGCTGCCCAAGCAGCCTGTCATTGTGAAAGCCAAGTTCTTCAGTagaagagcagaggagaagaTCAAAGAAGTTGGTGGTGCCTGTGTGCTTGTGGCAtaaaagtttttgttttattcaaatTTTTTGAATAAACAATGCATAAAATGAGCTGGTTTACAGAAGTTTGGGttgttctgatttttctttcctgacttCTCCAGACACAGTTCACACTTAATCTTACCTGCACAATATTTGATCAGTGGTTTGACTGCTTTGCACTTTGCTTCGAAGTTGCCTGACTGCAGCGTTCAGTACCTGCCGTGTGCCTCACCAGTGTGAGGCACTGCCATGTACCTCATTGTTTTGTCTTCATAGGGTGGCAAAATTGagttctgtgtttgtgctgctctttTGTTCATGATCCTTTCCACAGCTGTCTGTAAAAGAGGACTTGATGTGATTTTGATGGGGATTCTTGAGCACTGAAATGACATCCAGGGGAAATTTGTGGGGATGGTGCCTGGGCCTGTGGGAATGGAACAGCAGGAGTGTGGAGAAAGCAATGCCAAGTGACAGCAGTGTACCAGTAACTGTAAATTGACATTTGCagtctctgccctgcccaggctgggtatgcaattcctgctgttcccacCTGTGGGACAGAGTTGATGCCAGCTCTGCTCAACCTTCCTTACAGCTGGCAAACAATGGCACAGCTCtagagctgctctgtgtgcagtgctgaTGTGTTGGGTTTAAAACGACTACCAGAAACGATCCTTGCTTGGTTGTGACATCAAAGTAGGACTGCTGGTGTCTGCAAGGCTTGGCCCTGCGTGCCAAAGCAggatttaatggaaaaaataactAATGACTAAGGGCAGTGAGCTGGTTCTCGAGTGTCAGACCAGGAGCCTCTAAACACTGTCTCTGGCTTTATGCTCGCTGCTGAAGTTGATGCACATGACCTTCTAGTACGTATGTGTATGATAGAATCCTAGTTAATCACCTTCTCACCTAGTGTTGGGCAATTAAATTCAGAGGGCTTTTAGGGTGAGGTTGATGTGCATTCCAGTTATAAAATAGTTCATTTTAGCCAGTGGTCCTGCTGCTTGTGAATAGCTGTGACATGAATGGGCAGTTTGTTCCAAAATCCAGAGGAGTTGGGGAGCTGTGTCTCGCTGGCTGCTGGGACTGCTGTTTCCTAATCTGTGATGCTGGATGTAGCTCCATCCATCACCCTCTGGccccagccatccagccagttctttATCCAGTCACCAGTGCACCCCTCCAGGCCATGGgcagccagtttctccaggagagtGTGTGGGAAATGGTGTCCAAAGCTTTCCTGCAgtccagacagacagacagacagacaggtgCAGCCTTTTCCCCATCCCCCAAGTGGGTCACCTTGTCAGAGGAGGAGATGGGGtcaggcaggacctgccttcCATGCACCCGCACTGACTGGCTCTGATGCCCTGGCTGTTGCACAAGTGCCGCTTGATGGTGCTCAAGATGATCTGTGCCATGACCTTCACCGAGGTCAGGCCTGTAATTCCCTGGATTCTCTTTCTGGGCCTTCTTGTAGCTCATATTTATCAaccttctccagctgcctgaTTTGCTGTGCATACCTGCCTCAGAACTAAACGTTTTTTTCACTCTTACTCTTCCCCTTCCTACCAAAAAACTTCTACTCAGTTTTGCATGTTGTTCAAAAGGCATAAATTGAAATTTTCAGTAACCTGCTTCTGCTCGTCCAGCCCCAGCTTTGGCTTGTAAGGTGACAGAGCATTTCAGTACCGGGCTTTGTTTGCCCTGGTTCTCTCTGCATGGATGCTTTGGGCTGTGGTTTCTCTGTGTCAACATTGTGGTAGTTTCAGACCTCAGCTTCCTACTGCAGACATTACATGTTTTTGTAGGTGCGACTTTGTCTTCTTAGCAACAGGAGCTGCAAGAAATGACAGAGATGAAGTGAGCTgggaggctgtgctgcttcGGTGACATTTGCCCCTGATAGATGGTAGATGAAGATGCACTGTAAAAAGTGAGCTTGTGTGATAGGCACTGATAAAATGTTTAATCAACCACAggtgcagctggcacagctcatcTCCAAAGGGCCCTCTGGTTTTGGAATTGGAATCTGAAGTTTTAGTGGTAGTTTTGAATTTATCTGAGGAATTTTTCAGTCAAGTTGGTGGGTATCTACCTAGTTGAATGGGTCTTGGGAGTGAAATAGGATGCAGACTTTAACATAGGgtccatttttcttctaaaatattttaaatactgaagaCTTCAGGATAcaatgcttaaaaaaaccaaaacactggttgttaatttcaaaataaaaacccaaacctagATCTGCTTACTAACCATTTCCACTAGAATCTACCAGAAGATAGAATCCCTCAGGAGAAGATATAGCCCTAAGAttagagctgctgctcttctgtgcTGGAGAAATCTGGAGATTGAAGCTAATACCTGTAGCTTCAATTCCATCCTGCTGGTAGCAGGGCCACCATGCCAGGGccatcagcagctccatgggACACTGGTCCCAGGAGGCTGGATCAGCTGGAAGAGTGGCTGCAGGGGAAATGAGGCtttatctgctttttctcttctgataaAACTTGCAGGAGTTGCCCTTTGCAGTCTGTATCTGATCAACATTCCTGACAATCTCAGAGCTGAGGATGAAACATGAACTGCAAAACTCTCAGTTGACCTTGGGGAGCTTAGGCTGGTGGGAGGAACACTGGGAAGCTCAGGTTTGGTCTATAATCTGATCTGTGGTCGTCCTGATAGCTAAAATTTGATTAGTGCAAAGTGCTTTTTCTATAAAGAAGATTGTCAGAAGATGCTGTacatttttcaaagcagctttCTAAGTGCATCGCTGAAATGATGGACTTGTGGGTACCATTTTCTTTACatgaaaactgtaaaatatttgaGTGAAATTGTAAAAGCAGCCAGAGAATCTCATCATTTTAGTTGCACAGTTTCAGTGCTTCTAGCAGGAAATGTACAGCGTGTGACAATTCAGCTTTGTAAGTAGATCGATAGAACAGATTAGTTCAGTTTTTACAGAAGTTGCAAATACTAGAGAGATAGTGGGATCTTGGTTTGTAAACCTTAAACCACGCTTTCCTGCACAACAATCTGCAAAGATATTCTCCTCTGTAAAGCAGGTATGTGATTTTCAGCTacaaggaacttttttttttttccacaggggCTGCGTGAATGTTTATTTGATCGTGCATCTCGCGTTGCCCTCTGGTTTGCACTTGAGTGATGGGGGGTTTTGTGAAGTGCAGGGCTTGCCATGAGCCATTTTGTCACTCTCCGTGTTTTCAGGGCCAGACTTCAGCCAGCAGGAATGGAGACCCTGGATCTGTTGTGGAATTGTTTGGTGTGCAAATGGGAGCTGCGGAGGAGGGAGCCCAGAATGCTCCCCTGCCTCCACTCCTTCTGTAAGGAATGCCTTCCAGCTTTGATCCAAGGATACAGCTGTGTTCCCACTGAGTATGAAGTTCTCTATGAAGGTAATGTTTAAAAACCTCTGGCTTCTGCTCTTTTGCGATGTAGTATTATGAAAAGAGATGGACTGAGAAGCACTTTTTGAAGCCTATTCCTCTACAGCACTACTTTAAAGTGATAAACTAGGAGAGTAAAGATTTTTGTGAGCAGAGAGTGGATTGGGAACAAGCTACCTTTGTTATGTGTTTCATCCAACAGCAGTGTTTTGAAGAGAAATGACATAGTCAGGcagcattttaacattttctttcagaatggGCTGAATGTTTCACTTACCAAGCTGACATGAtgaatatttgattttcttagcttaataaatgaataaatgctACAAGAAAACTTCCGgagcaaattttttttgctgtctttttgaCATGCTGGACATTTCTGTGCTACTGGTTGTGGTGATAGTTTTGTTCTTCCTTCACCCCCTCCTTCGGTGCCTCCCCAGCaacaacacaaaaccacccaGTTCTTTTGTTTCTAACAGAGGTAATAATGATTGTTATTACAATAGTTGTTATGTGTATTCTGGTGCACTGAAACTCTTAGCTTATTTTGAGTGGTGTTTCTCTCTACCTTAACCCTTGTGTCTGTAACTCAGCAGTCTGAGTAAACAAGTGAGGACAAGAAGCATTTCTTGGCTGTGCTTTTTGGAATCTTGGAGTTATTTCTACAGTCCTCGGTCATGATGTTAGCAGAAGAcgtgtaactttttttttttgaataaaacCTCGATGGCAAATATAGTAATTTTAACTGAAAGTGTTTTAATTGCTGTGGGGAAGCATTCCAGACTCATTCCTAATTTATAAGATGAGCAAAGGCATGTAGATAACTTGCATTCTCACAGGCTTTGAACTTCATTTGAGTAGGAGGCATCATTTCTTGTCTCTTCTGTAGCACATTTTAGGAACATGTAGGAAGAGAGGACACCTTTCCTGAGGTGAGGGTGATCAGAACTGATGAGCTGACAGAAACCAGACTAGTTTGGGTTTGAGAACAAATGGAATCAGTGTTCAGAGGTCGCTGTTGGAAGGCTGGCAAAACACAAAACctaaaggaaaaggcaaaggaaaaaggcTGTTCATGTGTAGggtacagacagaaaaatatgtgaatgtatgagaaggagagaaaaagaacaaggcAATTGTTGCAAGTAATGTCTCcttaaaaattttaatgctCAGTCGTAGTAGGCCTAAAGTCTGAGGGACCTCTCTGTAATAAAATACTGTTGAAAAAAGCCCtccattaatttttctgtatcCTCATTTGACATCTCAGccatttctctcctccttctttCTGTTCACCAAGTGGAAAAGTGAATTTCTACCACTTGCTGATCTTGGATGAAGTGCAGCCACAGGTTCTCATGGGTTGTTAAAATATTGGGTATTTCTTTAAGGTGGATCAGGAATTGTTTGTCTATAGCAAAATGGAATAAATGCTAGTTTATTTCTGTATTCCTGAAGTTTCTCTGTTTACTTCTTCATTCTTCTGTAGATAGGGAACTTCTGCGGGAAAGAGCAAGaccagagaaaagaaataatgaacagTGATGACCCAGTAAATGAAGTGAGACACCAGGTGCAGAGACTCAGTTAATCTATGAGCAAGGagagcagcaaaaccaaaacacctgTGTCTCTTAATTAAGCCAATGACTGAAACTGCAGCCACCACAGGTCAGGCAGGATAAATTTGGGAACTCTTCTAATGGCATGATGTTAAATGTTGCTTATCTGCACTGATTGCTGAGTTATGGGCAGTACAATTCCAGTTTCCAGTGTCATCTTTAAGTTTGATCACATGCAGGTGCCAGTGGTAAAGGGTAAGTGCAAGTGCTAAACCATGGTGGCTgagtaaatgtaaaatattgtcTGTAAGAAAAATTAGTTCCTTACTCGCTATTAATTTCTCAAGAAAGATGTAAGGATGGAAAAAAGAATGTATTTGCTAATTATTCTGGTGTTTGTCACAAAAAGAGTATTTGAATGTGCAGGTTTCTGTATGCTTTAGTACAGGTAGTGCTCTGCTAATATTGCTAACATAAAACTCTTTTCTagtttgctggtttttgtttgttgttacTGAAGTTGCTGAGAAGCTGGGAGTAAGTGGTCCTGACATTTGATGGGGGCTGGCGTTGGAACTTTTATTCCTGTGTGTGTTTGAGGTGACTCATGAATAAAAGCCCTGAGGTAGCAGCCAGAGCTCCTATGGAAAAGCTGCATAGCCACCAGAATTTGTGAGAA
This region of Motacilla alba alba isolate MOTALB_02 chromosome 5, Motacilla_alba_V1.0_pri, whole genome shotgun sequence genomic DNA includes:
- the RPL27A gene encoding 60S ribosomal protein L27a; protein product: MPSRLRKTRKLRGHVSHGHGRVGKHRKHPGGRGNAGGLHHHRINFDKYHPGYFGKVGMRHYHLKRNQKFCPTVNLDKLWTLVSEQTRLNYAKNEAGLAPVIDVVRSGYYKVLGKGKLPKQPVIVKAKFFSRRAEEKIKEVGGACVLVA